One genomic segment of Flavobacteriaceae bacterium includes these proteins:
- a CDS encoding pyridoxamine 5'-phosphate oxidase family protein encodes MKEYQKSSLNRIKRGQNRATYDIEKIYAILDAGFIGFVNYIYERKPISIPMGYGRKDDKIYLHGSQANRMLTFLLKTKEISMTVMHLDGLVLARSGLHHSVNYRSATLFGTVRNIENDAEKETGLKCFMDHMMKGRWDEIRPMHQKELDRTLVVEMTIKTASAKIRDVGVNDEPEDYDLDVWAGVVPLKQVAEYPITDKCLKKEIETPKHVLDYYNTYK; translated from the coding sequence ATGAAAGAATATCAAAAATCATCGTTAAACAGAATCAAAAGAGGGCAAAACAGGGCTACATATGATATAGAGAAAATCTACGCTATTTTAGATGCCGGCTTCATCGGTTTTGTAAACTATATTTATGAAAGAAAGCCCATTTCAATCCCTATGGGATACGGAAGAAAAGATGATAAGATATACCTGCATGGCTCACAGGCGAACAGGATGTTAACTTTCCTGTTAAAGACAAAAGAAATCAGCATGACCGTTATGCATCTGGACGGGTTGGTGTTGGCAAGATCCGGATTGCATCATTCTGTTAATTACCGTTCGGCAACACTCTTTGGTACTGTAAGAAATATAGAAAATGATGCAGAAAAAGAAACTGGTTTAAAATGTTTTATGGATCACATGATGAAAGGGCGTTGGGATGAAATTCGCCCGATGCATCAAAAGGAATTAGACAGAACCTTAGTTGTGGAAATGACTATAAAAACGGCATCTGCAAAAATCAGAGATGTAGGCGTAAATGATGAACCCGAAGATTATGATTTGGATGTTTGGGCAGGAGTTGTTCCTTTAAAGCAAGTTGCCGAATACCCAATTACAGATAAGTGTTTGAAAAAAGAAATAGAAACCCCAAAACATGTGTTAGACTATTACAATACATACAAATAA
- a CDS encoding transposase gives MELSLDLLKFILPEMLVEHFDLVRHTHRNEELHLYFEERNVVPKEVINPNVIAHGFHKEITIEDFPLRGNTVYLHVRRRRWLDKETRQIIQRDWNLVAQGTRMTGEFAAFLKEISRY, from the coding sequence TTGGAATTATCCTTAGACCTTTTAAAATTCATCTTACCTGAGATGCTCGTAGAACATTTTGATTTGGTAAGACACACTCATCGAAATGAGGAACTTCATTTGTATTTTGAAGAGCGTAATGTTGTTCCTAAAGAAGTCATAAATCCTAATGTAATTGCTCATGGTTTCCACAAAGAGATTACTATTGAAGACTTTCCTTTGCGTGGAAACACTGTGTATCTTCACGTAAGGCGACGTAGATGGTTAGATAAAGAGACTAGGCAAATCATTCAAAGAGATTGGAATCTAGTAGCTCAGGGAACTCGCATGACAGGTGAGTTTGCTGCTTTTTTAAAAGAGATTAGTCGATACTGA